CCCCCACCGGAGCTGTGGCTCCTGTCAATTCACCCGCTGCGATGTCCAAGAGCAGCAGGCTTGGTAGAGTTGCCAGCCCAAGGGCTAGTAGTTGTGCCTGAATGCCTTGGGTGTTGCGCTCCAAGATCGCTCTTCGCCAAGGACCAGCAAAACCAAAACCCAGGCCTTCCAAGGTAATGCCAAAGCCTAGCCCGATAGCCAGCAGAATTCCTTGTCGTATTCCAGCATAGATGGCCAGCAGCAGAATCAGCAGGACCATCCCGAAACTCAGCAAGATACGAAGTCGCCTTTGTCCTGCAGGGTTCGCAGACCCATCAGTGGTTGCCGTTGTGGAACTCATCAGAATCGTCAGCTCAGAAAGTGTTCGTAAACCACTGCTTGGTATTGAGCCAAGCCCACTTCAAGCGCCCTGGTACGTTATCCATTGGCAGACCAGCAGCAGACCACTCAACCATTGACTCTGGGTAGAGCTTGACGCCTTCCTGCCCAACCACTTCACTCAGCACGAACCAGTTGGTTGCTGCCCAGTGCCCGGTATTGCAAAAGGAAACAGTCACTTGCGCTTGATTCAAGCCATGTTGCTGCACCAGTGTCTGCAGTTGTTCTGGAGCTTCCAACAGCGGTCCTCCGGAGCGAAACCATTGCTTGTTGTCAAAGTCATCGGCTCCAGAAATTGTTCCTGGCTTTGCTGCGGCACCGTGCCACTTTTCTCCAAGAAAGAACGCTTCTGGGCGAGCGTCGAGTAACTTGGTGTTCGAGCGATTGAGTTGCTGTTCCACATCATTGGTTGAAGCTAGCCAGTCAGCTTGAATCATAGCTGGATAACTGCTGGGACTCACTTTCGTTACCTCTTTGGAGATAGTTAATCCTGCCTGTTTCCACGCAGTGAATCCACCATCCACCACTGCCAATTGCTGAAGGCCGGCTGTCTTCAGGGTCCAGTAAACCCGAGCTGCTGCGCCGAAGTCACTATAGGAATCGCCTTTGTGTAGGACTACCGTCGGGGTGTCTGCTGTCA
This region of SAR324 cluster bacterium genomic DNA includes:
- a CDS encoding rhodanese-like domain-containing protein; translated protein: MNIRSLFSTLLLVLASSFTFANSVSGWKPLLSANELNQILQAYSETVTIIDIRPPNAPDPDSSYNAGHIPGALSSPYGNWRGPAENPGKFLSQSQLTTLVQGLGLTADTPTVVLHKGDSYSDFGAAARVYWTLKTAGLQQLAVVDGGFTAWKQAGLTISKEVTKVSPSSYPAMIQADWLASTNDVEQQLNRSNTKLLDARPEAFFLGEKWHGAAAKPGTISGADDFDNKQWFRSGGPLLEAPEQLQTLVQQHGLNQAQVTVSFCNTGHWAATNWFVLSEVVGQEGVKLYPESMVEWSAAGLPMDNVPGRLKWAWLNTKQWFTNTF